From Bicyclus anynana chromosome 18, ilBicAnyn1.1, whole genome shotgun sequence, a single genomic window includes:
- the LOC112043820 gene encoding uncharacterized protein LOC112043820 isoform X1, which yields MEPEKPFACTMPDCGMTFTNEDHLHVHTKKHDMVLQLGMEQKAAFVADQTPTPTRFIRNCEEVGLFQDLQNVAVNPFDEGFKRAMETKQGLLNLEGPSSSEDALHTPHLVFPLESGDFQRNITISRYFRSSSDESGAIKEYETTKISKLTNEVTTISRIVGKDDVSILKLEETTKNKDSLNETSVSYTNNVIIHSNVEIRQDINIDTKKVSNNADSVVKDTLSIDDLVKLTDNNKNKAIVPPIMSQKSLDFVVDSLTTDSIIQNDNLAKNIKRNIDNNDKLNRKDIPKRNIDTDRVSNEIKKTTLKTNNEEYEVIIKLPSGKHMKMKPVDEIEIEKPVSAKEMLNNTLRNKNRIPVQKQLNNQIIQNIVPIPGGTLIPVTLVNSNLMNQTFPILQNVIPKMPIQPLPAMVKRNYKTVKRKKVDVEVETDSNNDKHSKANLSSRCEASRRYRVRLKQSMHDQSEENKQLRELNQRLMDEKAMLQLIITQHLVTCPHADQLTRMLQEKFLSVLPTKNPD from the exons CTGATCAAACTCCGACCCCAACCAGGTTTATAAGGAATTGTGAGGAGGTGGGGCTGTTCCAAGACCTGCAGAATGTTGCTGTCAACCCTTTTGATGAGGGCTTCAAGAGAGCCATGGAGACCAA ACAGGGCCTGCTCAACCTGGAAGGCCCATCGTCCAGTGAGGATGCACTGCACACTCCGCATTTGGTGTTTCCACTTGAATCGGGGGATTTCCAGCGAAATATTACTATTAGCAggtattttag ATCATCAAGCGACGAATCTGGGGCTATCAAAGAATACGAAACAACTAAAATATCTAAACTGACCAATGAAGTAACCACTATTAGTCGAATCGTAGGCAAAGATGATGTGTCCATACTAAAACTTGAAgaaacaacaaaaaacaaagacAGTTTGAACGAAACGTCTGTGTCTTATACAAATAATGTGATAATACACAGCAATGTAGAAATTAGACAAGATATAAATATTGACACAAAGAAAGTATCAAATAATGCAGATTCAGTGGTAAAAGACACTTTAAGTATAGATGATTTAGTAAAATTAACTGATAACAATAAGAACAAAGCTATAGTCCCGCCTATTATGTCACAAAAATCATTAGACTTCGTTGTAGACAGTCTCACAACTGACAGTATCATTCAAAATGATAATTtagctaaaaatattaaacggaATATTGATAACAATGATAAGTTAAACAGAAAGGATATTCCCAAACGTAATATTGACACTGATAGAGTTTCTAATGAGATAAAGAAAACAACACTCAAAACAAATAATGAAGAGTACGAAGTGATCATCAAACTACCGAGCGGTAAACACATGAAAATGAAACCGGTAGACGAAATAGAGATAGAAAAGCCAGTGAGTGCAAAAGAGATGTTGAATAACACATTAAGGAACAAAAACAGAATACCTGTACAGAAGCAATTAAATAACCAAATAATACAGAACATAGTTCCCATACCCGGCGGCACTCTGATACCTGTCACTTTAGTGAATTCTAATTTGATGAACCAAACATTCCCTATACTACAAAATGTGATACCAAAAATGCCCATACAACCGCTACCCGCAATGGTCAAGAGAAATTATAAAACAGTTAAGAGAAAAAAAGTTGATGTAGAAGTGGAGACGGACAGCAATAATGATAAACATTCGAAAGCAAATTTGAGCAGCCGGTGTGAAGCATCCCGAAGATATAG GGTAAGATTAAAACAGTCGATGCACGACCAGAGCGAAGAGAACAAGCAGCTGCGCGAACTGAACCAGCGGCTGATGGACGAGAAGGCGATGCTGCAGCTCATCATCACGCAGCACCTTGTCACCTGCCCCCACGCTGACCAGCTCACGC gTATGTTACAAGAGAAATTCCTTAGTGTTCTGCCGACTAAAAATCCTGATTAA
- the LOC112043820 gene encoding uncharacterized protein LOC112043820 isoform X2: MEPEKPFACTMPDCGMTFTNEDHLHVHTKKHDMVLQLGMEQKAAFVADQTPTPTRFIRNCEEVGLFQDLQNVAVNPFDEGFKRAMETKQGLLNLEGPSSSEDALHTPHLVFPLESGDFQRNITISRSSSDESGAIKEYETTKISKLTNEVTTISRIVGKDDVSILKLEETTKNKDSLNETSVSYTNNVIIHSNVEIRQDINIDTKKVSNNADSVVKDTLSIDDLVKLTDNNKNKAIVPPIMSQKSLDFVVDSLTTDSIIQNDNLAKNIKRNIDNNDKLNRKDIPKRNIDTDRVSNEIKKTTLKTNNEEYEVIIKLPSGKHMKMKPVDEIEIEKPVSAKEMLNNTLRNKNRIPVQKQLNNQIIQNIVPIPGGTLIPVTLVNSNLMNQTFPILQNVIPKMPIQPLPAMVKRNYKTVKRKKVDVEVETDSNNDKHSKANLSSRCEASRRYRVRLKQSMHDQSEENKQLRELNQRLMDEKAMLQLIITQHLVTCPHADQLTRMLQEKFLSVLPTKNPD; this comes from the exons CTGATCAAACTCCGACCCCAACCAGGTTTATAAGGAATTGTGAGGAGGTGGGGCTGTTCCAAGACCTGCAGAATGTTGCTGTCAACCCTTTTGATGAGGGCTTCAAGAGAGCCATGGAGACCAA ACAGGGCCTGCTCAACCTGGAAGGCCCATCGTCCAGTGAGGATGCACTGCACACTCCGCATTTGGTGTTTCCACTTGAATCGGGGGATTTCCAGCGAAATATTACTATTAGCAg ATCATCAAGCGACGAATCTGGGGCTATCAAAGAATACGAAACAACTAAAATATCTAAACTGACCAATGAAGTAACCACTATTAGTCGAATCGTAGGCAAAGATGATGTGTCCATACTAAAACTTGAAgaaacaacaaaaaacaaagacAGTTTGAACGAAACGTCTGTGTCTTATACAAATAATGTGATAATACACAGCAATGTAGAAATTAGACAAGATATAAATATTGACACAAAGAAAGTATCAAATAATGCAGATTCAGTGGTAAAAGACACTTTAAGTATAGATGATTTAGTAAAATTAACTGATAACAATAAGAACAAAGCTATAGTCCCGCCTATTATGTCACAAAAATCATTAGACTTCGTTGTAGACAGTCTCACAACTGACAGTATCATTCAAAATGATAATTtagctaaaaatattaaacggaATATTGATAACAATGATAAGTTAAACAGAAAGGATATTCCCAAACGTAATATTGACACTGATAGAGTTTCTAATGAGATAAAGAAAACAACACTCAAAACAAATAATGAAGAGTACGAAGTGATCATCAAACTACCGAGCGGTAAACACATGAAAATGAAACCGGTAGACGAAATAGAGATAGAAAAGCCAGTGAGTGCAAAAGAGATGTTGAATAACACATTAAGGAACAAAAACAGAATACCTGTACAGAAGCAATTAAATAACCAAATAATACAGAACATAGTTCCCATACCCGGCGGCACTCTGATACCTGTCACTTTAGTGAATTCTAATTTGATGAACCAAACATTCCCTATACTACAAAATGTGATACCAAAAATGCCCATACAACCGCTACCCGCAATGGTCAAGAGAAATTATAAAACAGTTAAGAGAAAAAAAGTTGATGTAGAAGTGGAGACGGACAGCAATAATGATAAACATTCGAAAGCAAATTTGAGCAGCCGGTGTGAAGCATCCCGAAGATATAG GGTAAGATTAAAACAGTCGATGCACGACCAGAGCGAAGAGAACAAGCAGCTGCGCGAACTGAACCAGCGGCTGATGGACGAGAAGGCGATGCTGCAGCTCATCATCACGCAGCACCTTGTCACCTGCCCCCACGCTGACCAGCTCACGC gTATGTTACAAGAGAAATTCCTTAGTGTTCTGCCGACTAAAAATCCTGATTAA